A DNA window from Stenotrophomonas sp. 57 contains the following coding sequences:
- a CDS encoding SPFH domain-containing protein: protein MALIDVVAFENTAQDFVWKFPSTRLRWGSQLVVKPGQVAFFVYRGTIREEVCEGTITLDTHNLPFLTTLTSVPFGMDSPFQAEVWFVNLVSKLDNLWGTRRPIQLEDPRYGVVVPVRAYGQYGFRITDARRFLESLVGAGTGFSAGQVVEYFTGVVLQAVNVHLARALTTLRISVVEAALHLEEIAAQCSAAIDEEMGQFGVSLVNFYFHSVNVPEDDPSFRRLKELKEKTAELNMLGRDIYQYDRSIDVLKTAAANEGNPAVQAGLGLGAGLGLGQGMATQLDVLTPRLPAQPPSLPVTTQYFLAVDGNASGPHALEQVWRLLRERRITVETLVWHEGLPAWKAVREIPQLAEGGMPPIPGGPPPLP from the coding sequence ATGGCGCTCATTGATGTCGTTGCGTTCGAGAACACTGCGCAGGACTTCGTCTGGAAGTTTCCCTCCACCCGCCTGAGGTGGGGTTCGCAGCTGGTGGTGAAGCCCGGCCAGGTCGCGTTCTTCGTCTACCGCGGCACCATCCGCGAGGAGGTGTGCGAAGGAACGATTACGCTCGATACGCACAACCTGCCTTTCCTGACCACGCTCACCAGCGTGCCGTTCGGAATGGACAGTCCGTTCCAGGCCGAAGTCTGGTTCGTCAATCTCGTCTCGAAGCTGGACAACCTGTGGGGGACCCGCCGCCCGATCCAGCTGGAGGATCCCCGATACGGCGTGGTCGTGCCGGTGCGCGCCTATGGCCAGTACGGTTTCCGGATCACCGACGCGCGGCGGTTCCTGGAGTCGCTGGTGGGGGCGGGGACCGGCTTTTCGGCCGGGCAGGTGGTCGAGTACTTCACCGGGGTGGTGCTGCAGGCGGTCAACGTGCACCTGGCGCGCGCGCTGACGACGCTGCGCATCTCCGTCGTCGAAGCGGCGCTGCACCTCGAGGAGATTGCTGCGCAATGCAGTGCGGCCATCGATGAAGAGATGGGTCAATTCGGTGTCAGCCTCGTCAATTTCTACTTCCACTCGGTCAACGTACCGGAAGACGATCCGAGCTTCCGCCGGTTGAAGGAACTGAAGGAAAAGACGGCTGAGCTGAACATGCTGGGGCGCGATATCTACCAGTACGACCGGTCGATCGACGTGTTGAAAACCGCAGCGGCCAACGAAGGCAATCCGGCGGTGCAGGCCGGGCTGGGGCTCGGTGCAGGTCTGGGGTTGGGGCAGGGCATGGCAACTCAGCTGGATGTGCTGACCCCGCGGCTGCCGGCACAGCCTCCCTCGCTTCCCGTCACCACACAGTACTTCCTGGCTGTGGACGGCAATGCGTCGGGGCCTCACGCCCTTGAACAGGTGTGGCGCCTTCTGCGTGAGCGTCGCATCACTGTGGAGACACTGGTCTGGCATGAGGGATTGCCCGCCTGGAAGGCGGTGCGGGAGATCCCGCAGCTTGCGGAAGGGGGCATGCCGCCGATTCCGGGTGGCCCGCCGCCGCTGCCCTAG
- a CDS encoding CFI-box-CTERM domain-containing protein yields the protein MSDAADSFVEKTFDEFTEKTEITHVQQFMWGEGDLYIHDYLDEVAISSENLSAFNARFTLRRVKTAELDVLVLDCVVIRADDWFHARDGVIFFNCDQVNQRVEFTEQDTQVEHIGGQMFCFENGRYIISEALLKTICAAQVLKVRIQGATVHSDPPLDWCQGFQKYCRQFYNNVYDASAWPEAVAGGLPPPAKTGCFIATAAMGSYEDGSVRVLRRYRDRVLRRTAAGRRFVRLYYRCSPPVARLIEGSVLARGATRVLLVAPLAAWARRRLSANTIEA from the coding sequence GTGTCGGATGCAGCAGATTCCTTCGTCGAGAAAACCTTCGACGAGTTCACCGAAAAGACTGAAATCACGCATGTCCAGCAGTTCATGTGGGGAGAGGGCGACCTCTACATCCACGATTACCTGGACGAGGTCGCCATCAGCTCGGAAAATCTGAGCGCGTTCAATGCCCGGTTTACACTGCGGCGTGTCAAGACGGCTGAGCTCGATGTCCTTGTGCTCGATTGCGTGGTGATCCGTGCCGATGATTGGTTCCATGCGCGCGATGGTGTGATCTTCTTCAACTGCGATCAGGTCAATCAGCGGGTCGAGTTCACCGAGCAGGACACCCAGGTCGAGCACATCGGTGGTCAGATGTTCTGCTTCGAGAATGGGCGTTACATCATCTCCGAAGCGCTTCTGAAGACGATCTGTGCTGCTCAGGTCCTGAAAGTGCGCATCCAGGGCGCGACCGTCCATTCGGATCCGCCGCTGGACTGGTGCCAGGGATTCCAGAAGTACTGCAGGCAGTTCTACAACAACGTCTACGATGCCAGTGCCTGGCCCGAAGCGGTGGCCGGTGGCCTGCCGCCGCCGGCGAAGACGGGGTGTTTCATTGCCACGGCGGCCATGGGCTCATACGAGGATGGCAGCGTGCGGGTGCTGCGGCGGTATCGGGACCGCGTGCTGCGCAGGACAGCGGCGGGCCGCCGCTTTGTCAGGCTCTACTATCGCTGCTCGCCGCCGGTGGCTCGCCTGATCGAGGGCAGTGTGCTGGCCCGTGGCGCTACGCGGGTGCTGCTGGTTGCACCGCTGGCTGCGTGGGCGCGACGTCGCCTGTCTGCCAACACGATCGAGGCCTGA
- a CDS encoding TolC family protein has protein sequence MKMMTRLPFPAPSRLLLAGALLLALSGCASVGRYPVQDPDVAATYGRGDATLNAPADDPRSSLDTPGRDIRQDSWWTGFGDERLDRLVAQALAANSDLAAAGLAVQRSRLQAGLASNALWPQPSSSGVSGSASRATDQADDWRRSYSTGVSLGWEVDLWGRLRTQRDIARWEAEASEEDRQNTALLVISDTITQYWTLAYLNQSIATGQANLERLERTRELVQARFDAGAVSRLEVRQALQNLQSQRSAQSALEQQRVETRNALTVLLDGTPWPQQDEPQDLLGARSPDIAEGLPTDLLGRRPDLRAAELRLRNSLKTIKVTATQYYPALSLTGSLGSSATSLGDVLRNPVATLGAGLSLPFLNLQRAQLDTDIAGTAYQIAATSFRKTLYTALSEVDNALSAREQLARQVAASQASYDEAVEVERAQEVRYRVGATDLRTWLEAQQTRRDAELSLARVRQSQLNNDVTLFKALGGSAG, from the coding sequence ATGAAGATGATGACCCGACTGCCCTTCCCTGCTCCCTCGCGCCTGCTGCTGGCCGGTGCCTTGCTGCTCGCGCTGTCCGGCTGTGCCTCGGTCGGCCGCTATCCAGTGCAGGACCCCGACGTAGCGGCCACCTACGGGCGCGGCGACGCCACGCTCAATGCACCGGCCGACGACCCGCGCAGCAGCCTGGATACCCCCGGTCGCGACATTCGCCAGGACAGCTGGTGGACCGGTTTCGGTGATGAACGACTGGACCGCCTGGTGGCGCAGGCACTGGCCGCCAACAGTGACCTCGCTGCCGCCGGCCTGGCCGTGCAGCGCTCGCGCCTTCAGGCCGGCCTGGCCAGCAACGCGCTGTGGCCGCAGCCGTCTTCGTCCGGCGTGAGCGGCAGTGCCAGCCGTGCCACCGACCAGGCCGACGATTGGCGCCGCAGTTACTCCACCGGCGTCTCGCTGGGCTGGGAGGTGGATCTGTGGGGGCGCCTGCGCACCCAGCGTGACATCGCCCGCTGGGAAGCCGAGGCCAGCGAGGAGGACCGGCAGAACACCGCCCTGCTGGTGATCAGCGACACCATCACCCAGTACTGGACGCTGGCTTACCTCAACCAGTCCATCGCCACCGGCCAGGCCAACCTGGAGCGCCTGGAGCGCACCCGCGAACTGGTGCAGGCGCGCTTCGACGCGGGTGCGGTATCGCGCCTGGAAGTGCGCCAGGCGCTGCAGAACCTGCAGTCGCAACGGTCAGCACAGAGCGCGCTGGAACAGCAGCGGGTGGAAACGCGCAATGCGCTGACCGTGCTGCTGGACGGCACGCCGTGGCCACAGCAGGACGAGCCGCAGGACCTGCTGGGCGCACGCAGCCCTGACATCGCGGAGGGCCTGCCGACCGACCTGCTCGGCCGCCGTCCCGACCTGCGCGCGGCCGAACTGCGCCTGCGCAACAGCCTGAAGACCATCAAGGTGACCGCTACCCAGTACTACCCGGCGCTGAGCCTGACCGGCAGCCTCGGCTCCAGTGCGACTTCGCTGGGTGATGTGCTGCGCAACCCGGTGGCCACGCTGGGCGCGGGCCTGTCGCTGCCGTTCCTCAACCTGCAGCGCGCGCAGCTGGATACCGATATCGCCGGCACGGCCTATCAGATCGCCGCCACCAGCTTCCGCAAGACGCTGTACACCGCGCTGTCGGAGGTGGACAACGCGCTGTCGGCACGCGAGCAGCTGGCGCGCCAGGTGGCCGCTTCGCAGGCCTCGTACGACGAAGCGGTGGAAGTGGAGCGCGCGCAGGAAGTGCGCTACCGCGTGGGCGCCACCGATCTGCGTACCTGGCTGGAAGCGCAGCAGACCCGGCGCGACGCCGAGCTGTCGCTGGCACGCGTGCGGCAGAGCCAGCTGAACAACGACGTGACCCTGTTCAAGGCGTTGGGCGGCAGCGCGGGGTAG
- the rnr gene encoding ribonuclease R, with the protein MTTKKPSKGGSTFRGQAPKKGAKAGTARTTKPGKPLPGWFPELNEDGAPPRGRKVRNTDAPGPAPGRKLPPTGKVIDDPYAAREAEKYEQPIASREAILALLERCEGPQTAEELGARLGLTAPDRAEALSRRLGAMVRDGQLVQNRRGGFAPIQTLNLVTGVVIANPEGFGFLRPVEGGDDLFLPPYEMRKVMHGDKVLARVTGIDHRGRREGSIARVLERGMTRLIGRFSVEMGINYVVPDDKRVQRNVQVPPDQTGGARDGQLVVCELTQAPDSRRPPIGRIIAVLGDKLTASLVVETAIHGHELPFEFPQEVLDEAASVPMVVEPAMIGDRVDLRSTPLVTIDGEDAKDFDDAVYCEPNADGFRLVVAIADVSNYVRPGTPLDEEAQKRATSVYFPGFVVPMLPETLSNGICSLMPKVDRMCFVCDMQIDRDGLVTHSRFYEAVMNSHARLTYTQVWKAVGEDDADTKAWMGDLLPQVQRLHQLYKVLSKARAKRGAIEFESSEVRFVLDNRGEVTQAGMLVRNDAHKLIEECMIAANVEAAKYLLSRHVPAPYRIHEKPPETKYADLLEFLKEFKLSLPPWSKVRPGDYTKLLKKIRDRPDATLLESVLLRSQSLAIYSPENHGHFGLALEAYAHFTSPIRRYPDLLVHRAIKHALSGKPLDKFTYNAREMAALALQCSERERRADEAEREVDERYRAAWMEKHVGGQFDGVISGVTSFGLFVELDESKVQGLVHVTQLPQDYYKFDATRKTLTGERRGSSYRLGDRVRILVLKASMEERKIDFRLVEHKGEDEGDGLPPLPERGKPAKRTKKKY; encoded by the coding sequence ATGACTACCAAAAAACCAAGCAAGGGCGGGAGCACCTTCCGCGGCCAAGCTCCGAAGAAGGGCGCCAAGGCGGGCACGGCCCGCACCACCAAACCGGGCAAGCCGTTGCCGGGCTGGTTCCCCGAATTGAATGAAGACGGCGCACCACCGCGTGGCCGCAAGGTCCGCAATACCGACGCGCCAGGCCCGGCCCCGGGCCGCAAGCTGCCGCCGACCGGCAAGGTGATCGACGATCCCTACGCCGCGCGCGAAGCGGAGAAATACGAGCAGCCCATCGCAAGCCGCGAGGCCATCCTGGCCCTGCTGGAGCGCTGCGAAGGGCCGCAGACGGCCGAGGAACTGGGCGCACGCCTGGGCCTGACCGCACCGGATCGTGCCGAAGCGCTGTCGCGCCGGCTCGGCGCCATGGTCCGTGATGGCCAGCTGGTGCAGAACCGCCGTGGCGGCTTCGCCCCGATCCAGACCCTGAACCTGGTCACCGGCGTGGTGATCGCCAACCCGGAAGGGTTCGGCTTCCTGCGCCCGGTCGAGGGGGGCGACGACCTGTTCCTGCCCCCGTATGAAATGCGCAAGGTCATGCACGGTGACAAGGTGCTGGCCCGCGTGACCGGCATCGACCACCGTGGCCGTCGGGAAGGCAGCATTGCGCGCGTGCTCGAACGCGGCATGACCCGCCTGATCGGCCGCTTCAGCGTCGAGATGGGGATCAACTACGTGGTGCCTGACGACAAGCGCGTGCAGCGCAACGTGCAGGTACCGCCGGACCAGACCGGGGGTGCGCGTGATGGCCAGCTGGTGGTCTGCGAACTGACCCAGGCGCCGGACAGCCGCCGCCCGCCGATCGGCCGCATCATCGCCGTGCTCGGCGACAAGCTGACCGCATCGCTGGTGGTGGAAACCGCCATCCACGGCCACGAGCTGCCGTTCGAGTTCCCGCAGGAGGTGCTGGACGAAGCCGCCTCGGTGCCGATGGTGGTCGAGCCGGCGATGATCGGCGACCGCGTGGATCTGCGCAGCACGCCGCTGGTGACCATCGATGGTGAGGATGCCAAGGACTTCGACGACGCGGTGTACTGCGAACCGAATGCCGATGGCTTCCGCCTGGTGGTGGCGATTGCCGATGTCTCCAACTACGTTCGCCCCGGCACGCCGCTGGACGAGGAAGCGCAGAAGCGCGCCACGTCGGTGTACTTCCCGGGTTTCGTGGTGCCGATGCTGCCGGAGACGCTGTCCAACGGCATCTGCTCGCTGATGCCCAAGGTCGACCGCATGTGCTTCGTCTGCGACATGCAGATCGACCGCGACGGCCTGGTCACGCATTCCCGCTTCTACGAAGCGGTGATGAACTCGCACGCGCGCCTGACCTACACCCAGGTGTGGAAGGCGGTGGGCGAGGACGATGCCGATACCAAGGCCTGGATGGGTGACCTGCTGCCGCAGGTGCAGCGCCTGCACCAGCTGTACAAGGTGCTGTCCAAGGCACGTGCCAAGCGGGGTGCCATCGAGTTCGAAAGCAGCGAAGTGCGCTTCGTGCTGGACAACCGCGGTGAAGTCACCCAGGCCGGCATGCTGGTGCGCAACGATGCGCACAAGCTGATCGAGGAGTGCATGATCGCGGCCAACGTCGAGGCGGCGAAATACCTGCTGTCGCGCCACGTGCCGGCCCCGTATCGCATCCACGAGAAGCCGCCGGAAACCAAGTACGCCGACCTGCTGGAATTCCTCAAGGAGTTCAAGCTGAGCCTGCCGCCGTGGTCGAAGGTGCGCCCGGGTGACTACACCAAGCTGCTGAAGAAGATCCGCGACCGTCCCGATGCCACGCTGCTGGAATCGGTGCTGCTGCGCAGCCAGAGCCTGGCCATCTACAGCCCGGAGAATCACGGCCACTTCGGCCTGGCGCTGGAGGCGTACGCGCACTTCACCTCGCCGATCCGTCGCTATCCCGACCTGCTGGTGCACCGTGCGATCAAGCACGCACTGTCCGGCAAGCCGCTGGACAAGTTCACCTACAACGCACGTGAAATGGCGGCGCTGGCGCTGCAGTGTTCCGAACGCGAGCGCCGTGCCGACGAGGCCGAGCGCGAGGTCGACGAGCGCTACCGCGCCGCGTGGATGGAAAAGCACGTGGGCGGCCAGTTCGACGGTGTGATCAGTGGCGTGACCAGCTTCGGCCTGTTCGTGGAACTGGATGAGTCGAAGGTACAGGGCCTGGTGCACGTGACCCAGTTGCCGCAGGACTATTACAAGTTCGATGCCACCCGCAAGACCCTGACCGGCGAACGCCGTGGCAGCAGCTACCGGCTGGGCGACCGCGTGCGGATCCTGGTGCTGAAGGCCAGCATGGAAGAGCGCAAGATCGACTTCCGCCTGGTCGAGCACAAGGGCGAGGACGAAGGCGATGGCCTGCCGCCACTGCCCGAACGTGGCAAGCCGGCCAAGCGGACGAAGAAGAAGTATTGA
- the rlmB gene encoding 23S rRNA (guanosine(2251)-2'-O)-methyltransferase RlmB produces the protein MSKNSQWIVGVNAVASSIENDAENVREVLVEAGAKNPRLTEIEENARRKGIDVRKVNSQALDGVGGSVRHQGVAARYAAARTYSENELEGLVTAAEGKALLLVLDEVQDPHNLGACLRSAAAAGATAVIIPKDKSATVNATVRKTSAGAADLIPVVAVTNLSRCLKDLQKQGVWIYGLAGEATASLYQLDLKGNIALVLGGEADGLRRLTRENCDGLVKIPMPGEIESLNVSVAAGVSLFEAVRQRG, from the coding sequence ATGAGCAAGAACAGCCAGTGGATCGTCGGCGTCAACGCCGTCGCCTCCTCCATCGAGAACGACGCCGAGAACGTCCGCGAAGTGCTGGTCGAGGCCGGGGCGAAGAACCCGCGCCTGACCGAGATCGAGGAGAACGCCCGCCGCAAGGGCATCGACGTGCGCAAGGTGAACAGCCAGGCGCTGGATGGCGTGGGCGGTTCGGTGCGGCACCAGGGCGTGGCCGCCCGTTACGCCGCCGCCCGTACCTACAGCGAGAACGAGCTGGAAGGCCTGGTCACCGCCGCTGAGGGCAAGGCCCTGCTGCTGGTGCTGGACGAGGTGCAGGACCCGCACAACCTCGGTGCCTGCCTGCGTTCGGCCGCTGCCGCCGGTGCGACTGCAGTGATCATCCCCAAGGACAAGTCGGCCACGGTCAATGCCACCGTGCGCAAGACCTCGGCCGGTGCCGCCGATCTGATCCCGGTGGTGGCGGTGACCAACCTGTCGCGCTGCCTGAAGGACCTGCAGAAGCAGGGTGTGTGGATCTACGGACTGGCCGGTGAAGCCACGGCTTCGCTGTACCAGCTGGATCTGAAGGGCAACATCGCGCTGGTGCTGGGCGGCGAAGCCGACGGCCTGCGTCGCCTGACCCGTGAAAACTGCGATGGTCTGGTCAAGATTCCGATGCCGGGCGAGATCGAGAGCCTGAACGTCTCCGTCGCTGCCGGTGTCAGCCTGTTCGAAGCCGTGCGCCAGCGCGGTTGA
- a CDS encoding GFA family protein, whose amino-acid sequence MQGQPEYRGGCQCGAIRFQVRGELTDSSICHCRMCQKAFGAYYAPLVSVRGVQFSWTRGQPRCFQSSNVVRRGFCADCGTPLTYEAPDGVAVAAGAFDEPERLPPTIQYAIERKLPFVDTLADLPARRTEDDAAALDFLATIVSHQHPDHDTPHWPPRSR is encoded by the coding sequence ATGCAGGGCCAACCCGAGTACCGCGGCGGCTGCCAGTGCGGCGCCATCCGCTTCCAGGTGCGCGGTGAGCTGACCGACAGCTCGATCTGCCATTGCCGGATGTGCCAGAAGGCCTTTGGTGCCTACTACGCGCCACTGGTGTCGGTGCGCGGCGTGCAGTTCAGCTGGACCCGCGGCCAGCCGCGCTGTTTCCAGTCCTCCAACGTGGTGCGGCGCGGCTTCTGTGCCGACTGCGGCACACCGCTGACCTACGAGGCACCGGACGGCGTGGCAGTGGCGGCTGGCGCCTTTGACGAACCCGAGCGCTTGCCGCCGACGATCCAGTACGCGATTGAGCGCAAGCTGCCGTTCGTCGATACGCTGGCCGATCTGCCGGCCCGTCGTACCGAGGACGATGCCGCGGCCCTGGACTTCCTGGCCACGATCGTGTCCCACCAGCACCCCGACCACGACACCCCACACTGGCCGCCGCGCAGCCGGTAA
- a CDS encoding MacB family efflux pump subunit — MSTTAPLLRLRDLRREFPAGDDVIAVLRDVNVDIHAGEMVAIVGQSGSGKSTLMNILGCLDRPTRGSYQVAGRETGRMEPDELAELRREHFGFIFQRYHLLGDLDARGNVEVPAVYAGSPGPVRNARAEQLLQRLGLGDRMHHKPGQLSGGQQQRVSIARALMNGGEVILADEPTGALDTKSGEEVMAILGELHAEGHTIIIVTHDMSVAQHAQRIIEIRDGEIIADRANPEAPTYRAQREASTGVAHGNSWRAARDRFTEAFRMALLAMNAHRLRTFLTMLGIIIGIASVVSVVALGNGSQQQILQNISALGTNTIDVYPGRGFGDMRSARVQTLKASDADALAKQSYVDSATPSVSTSVTARYRNQSSTAQVSGVGEQFFRVKGVTLLSGSFFDADAVKGLGQVAVIDENTQTQFFPDVDPVGQVILLGNVPARVVGVAKRQSFGFGGSTSLSVWVPYTTVMSRMLGQGHVSSITVRVDDNTPMDAAQEAITRLLTMRHGTEDFFLSNSAEIRQTIEQTTRTMTLLIGAIAAIALLVGGIGVMNIMLVSVTERTREIGVRMAVGARQSDIRQQFLIEAVLVCLLGGLLGIGLALLLGSMIGRFASDFQVLFSTASIVAAFACSTLIGVAFGFLPARNAAQLDPVEALARE, encoded by the coding sequence ATGAGCACGACGGCGCCGCTGCTGCGCCTGCGCGACCTGCGACGTGAATTCCCGGCCGGCGATGATGTCATCGCCGTACTGCGCGACGTCAACGTGGACATCCACGCCGGTGAGATGGTGGCCATCGTTGGCCAGTCCGGCTCGGGCAAGTCGACGCTGATGAACATCCTCGGCTGCCTCGATCGTCCTACCCGTGGCAGCTACCAGGTGGCCGGCCGCGAAACCGGCAGGATGGAGCCGGATGAACTGGCCGAACTGCGCCGTGAACATTTCGGCTTCATCTTCCAGCGCTACCACCTGCTGGGTGACCTGGACGCACGTGGCAACGTGGAAGTACCTGCGGTGTATGCCGGCAGCCCCGGCCCGGTGCGCAACGCGCGCGCCGAGCAGCTGCTGCAGCGGCTGGGCCTGGGCGATCGCATGCACCACAAGCCGGGCCAGTTGTCCGGCGGCCAGCAGCAGCGCGTCTCGATCGCGCGTGCGCTGATGAACGGCGGCGAGGTGATCCTGGCCGACGAGCCCACCGGTGCGCTCGACACGAAATCCGGCGAGGAAGTGATGGCCATCCTCGGCGAGCTGCATGCCGAAGGCCACACCATCATCATCGTCACCCACGACATGAGCGTGGCCCAGCACGCGCAGCGCATCATCGAGATCCGCGATGGCGAGATCATCGCCGACCGCGCCAACCCGGAGGCACCGACCTACCGTGCGCAGCGCGAAGCCAGCACAGGCGTTGCCCACGGCAACAGCTGGCGGGCGGCCCGGGATCGTTTCACCGAAGCCTTCCGCATGGCCCTGCTGGCCATGAACGCGCATCGGCTGCGCACCTTCCTGACCATGCTCGGCATCATCATCGGCATTGCCTCGGTGGTCTCGGTGGTGGCGCTGGGCAACGGCTCGCAGCAGCAGATCCTGCAGAACATCAGTGCGCTGGGCACCAACACCATCGACGTCTATCCCGGCCGCGGCTTCGGCGACATGCGCTCGGCCCGCGTGCAGACCCTCAAGGCCAGCGATGCCGATGCCCTGGCCAAGCAGAGCTACGTGGACAGCGCCACCCCCAGCGTGTCGACCTCGGTCACCGCACGCTACCGCAACCAGTCGTCCACCGCGCAGGTCAGCGGCGTCGGCGAACAGTTCTTCCGGGTCAAGGGCGTGACCCTGCTCAGCGGCAGCTTCTTCGATGCCGATGCGGTAAAGGGCCTGGGCCAGGTGGCGGTGATCGACGAGAACACCCAGACCCAGTTCTTCCCCGATGTCGATCCGGTCGGCCAGGTGATCCTGCTCGGCAACGTGCCGGCGCGCGTGGTCGGCGTGGCCAAGCGCCAGAGCTTCGGCTTCGGTGGCAGCACCAGCCTCAGCGTGTGGGTGCCCTACACCACGGTGATGTCGCGCATGCTGGGCCAGGGCCACGTGTCCAGCATCACCGTGCGCGTGGACGACAACACGCCGATGGATGCCGCGCAGGAAGCGATCACCCGCCTGCTGACGATGCGCCACGGCACCGAGGATTTCTTCCTCAGCAACAGCGCCGAGATCCGACAGACCATCGAACAGACCACGCGCACGATGACGCTGCTGATCGGCGCCATCGCCGCCATCGCGCTGCTGGTCGGCGGCATCGGCGTGATGAACATCATGCTGGTGTCGGTGACCGAGCGTACCCGCGAGATCGGGGTACGCATGGCCGTCGGTGCGCGGCAGAGTGACATCCGCCAGCAGTTCCTGATCGAAGCGGTGCTGGTGTGCCTGCTCGGTGGTCTGCTCGGCATCGGCCTGGCGCTGCTGCTGGGCTCGATGATCGGCCGCTTCGCCAGTGACTTCCAGGTGCTGTTCTCCACCGCCTCGATTGTTGCCGCGTTCGCCTGCTCCACCCTGATCGGCGTGGCGTTCGGCTTCCTGCCCGCGCGCAATGCCGCGCAGCTCGACCCGGTCGAGGCCCTGGCCCGCGAATGA
- a CDS encoding sulfite exporter TauE/SafE family protein, translating to MNETTYFYMLLVAVFVLAGVVKGVTGMGLPTVAMGLLGGTLSPVAAASMLFIPTFVTNAWQLVSGPSLGGIVRRLWPMMLAVVVVTLASAALLVRIDRTGSRVALGVALVVYAAYALLAPVFRVPQRRERWLGPLVGALSGVVTGATGVFVMPAVPYLQSLGLQREELVQALGLAFTVSTISLTTGLVMHGAFGIQQLGLSALAVVPALLGMWLGQVIRQRISARVFRACFLGFLLLLGLELVLRPLF from the coding sequence TTTCTACATGCTGCTGGTGGCGGTGTTCGTGCTGGCCGGCGTGGTCAAGGGCGTGACCGGCATGGGCTTGCCCACGGTGGCGATGGGCCTGCTCGGTGGCACGCTGTCGCCGGTGGCAGCGGCGTCGATGCTGTTCATTCCCACCTTCGTCACCAACGCGTGGCAATTGGTGTCCGGTCCGTCGCTGGGCGGCATCGTGCGGCGGCTGTGGCCGATGATGCTGGCAGTGGTGGTGGTGACCCTGGCTTCGGCAGCGCTGCTGGTGCGGATCGACCGCACCGGGTCCCGCGTTGCCCTGGGCGTGGCCCTGGTGGTCTATGCAGCCTATGCGCTGCTGGCGCCTGTATTCCGTGTACCGCAACGGCGCGAGCGTTGGCTGGGGCCGCTGGTCGGTGCGCTGTCGGGCGTGGTCACTGGTGCGACGGGTGTGTTCGTGATGCCGGCGGTGCCGTACCTGCAGTCGCTGGGGCTGCAGCGCGAGGAACTGGTGCAGGCGCTGGGGCTGGCGTTCACCGTGTCAACGATTTCGCTGACCACCGGACTGGTGATGCACGGTGCATTCGGCATCCAGCAGCTGGGCCTGAGTGCGCTGGCGGTGGTGCCGGCGCTGCTGGGCATGTGGCTGGGCCAAGTGATCCGGCAGCGCATCAGCGCACGGGTGTTCCGCGCCTGTTTCCTCGGGTTCCTGCTGCTGCTTGGGCTGGAACTGGTGTTGCGGCCGCTGTTCTGA